One genomic region from Haloprofundus salinisoli encodes:
- a CDS encoding DedA family protein yields the protein MPSGLTQTALDLVAQYGYLAIFVFTFLESSMLFPLLPSEVVLPVAAGLLVTDPLSFALFVASTTTGVTVGSVVAYRFFGEKGHDALEAHGGAVNVSERRLAFAQRWFEKWGESSVLWGRLLPVLRSVISLPAGFARMRMWKFLLYTTVGGVVFNAAVAAVVYYGRRQSVYHVASEMLRTQFDRLLGVASANPALSAIVVLAVVTVAVVCWRVVQREVDGTR from the coding sequence GTGCCTTCCGGACTCACCCAGACGGCGCTAGACCTCGTCGCCCAATACGGCTATCTCGCCATCTTCGTCTTCACGTTCCTCGAATCCTCGATGCTGTTTCCGCTGTTGCCGAGCGAGGTGGTCCTCCCCGTGGCCGCCGGCCTCTTGGTCACGGACCCGCTCTCGTTCGCGCTGTTCGTCGCGTCGACGACGACCGGCGTGACCGTCGGCAGCGTCGTCGCCTACCGGTTCTTCGGCGAGAAGGGACACGACGCACTGGAGGCTCACGGCGGTGCGGTCAACGTCTCCGAGCGACGGCTGGCGTTCGCCCAGCGGTGGTTTGAGAAGTGGGGCGAGAGTTCGGTGCTGTGGGGACGACTGCTTCCCGTGCTTCGGTCCGTCATCTCGCTGCCCGCCGGATTCGCCAGGATGCGGATGTGGAAGTTCCTCCTCTACACCACCGTCGGCGGGGTGGTGTTCAACGCCGCGGTCGCCGCCGTCGTCTACTACGGGCGGCGGCAGTCGGTGTACCACGTCGCAAGCGAGATGCTCCGAACGCAGTTCGACCGACTTCTCGGGGTCGCCAGCGCGAATCCGGCGTTGTCTGCCATCGTGGTCCTCGCCGTCGTAACCGTGGCCGTCGTCTGCTGGCGCGTCGTCCAGAGAGAGGTAGACGGAACTCGGTGA
- the gvpA gene encoding gas vesicle protein GvpA — protein sequence MQNTPDSTSLAEVLDRILDKGIVIDIWARVSVVGIEILTVEARIVAASVDTFLHYAHEISKIEQATAGDTDYDINEIEVETPTRPNGPNAS from the coding sequence ATGCAAAATACTCCAGACAGCACGAGTCTCGCGGAAGTGCTCGACCGCATTCTCGACAAAGGAATCGTCATCGACATCTGGGCGCGGGTGTCGGTCGTCGGTATCGAGATCCTCACCGTCGAGGCTCGTATCGTCGCCGCTTCGGTGGACACGTTCCTGCACTACGCACACGAGATATCGAAGATAGAGCAAGCGACGGCGGGTGACACCGACTACGACATCAACGAGATCGAAGTCGAGACGCCCACGAGGCCGAACGGGCCGAACGCGAGCTAA
- the gvpJ gene encoding gas vesicle protein GvpJ, which translates to MSSAGPTRTSDSLADVVEMLLDKGIVINADIVVSVGQTELLGIELRAAIASFETAAQYGLQFPEGTNMQRVEAASGRDQLPEAEEGPLAPVIDAADGSDAEETSEEDDGDADTEETNEENEGDDAEEAVEADGDTETTEATAEPEGDDADG; encoded by the coding sequence ATGAGTAGCGCCGGCCCCACGCGGACGAGCGACAGTCTCGCCGACGTCGTCGAGATGCTTCTGGACAAGGGTATCGTCATCAACGCCGACATCGTCGTCTCCGTCGGCCAGACGGAACTGCTCGGCATCGAACTGCGGGCGGCTATCGCCTCGTTCGAGACGGCCGCCCAGTACGGCCTGCAGTTCCCCGAGGGAACCAACATGCAGCGCGTCGAAGCGGCGTCCGGACGCGACCAGCTCCCCGAAGCGGAGGAGGGTCCGCTCGCGCCGGTCATCGACGCCGCCGACGGAAGCGACGCCGAGGAAACGAGCGAGGAGGACGACGGCGACGCCGACACCGAGGAAACGAACGAGGAGAACGAAGGCGACGACGCCGAGGAAGCGGTCGAAGCGGACGGAGACACCGAAACGACCGAAGCGACCGCCGAACCGGAGGGCGACGATGCCGACGGTTGA
- a CDS encoding GvpL/GvpF family gas vesicle protein, with product MTQYLYAYGVTNDGSFEVDLTGVDNATPVYTVDYRRYSAIVSDIETMEPEQTDENARLHDDVLQTLIEDRTVVPMRFGMTFKNGRALKGVLRGGQRAFRRALMNVDGKVELGVKLVTEEGVDVDREAVRKDVTERLGEVSDERAENDLFSDRLVVNDSYLVAHEDREAFNEVMGDLTEAYEGELKVQYTGPWAPYNFVDIEIEAQ from the coding sequence ATGACTCAGTATCTCTACGCGTACGGGGTGACCAACGACGGGTCGTTCGAGGTGGACCTCACCGGCGTCGACAACGCGACGCCGGTGTACACCGTCGACTACCGACGGTACTCGGCTATCGTCTCCGACATCGAGACGATGGAACCCGAGCAGACCGACGAGAACGCCCGCCTCCACGATGACGTCCTTCAGACGCTCATCGAAGACCGGACCGTCGTCCCGATGCGCTTCGGGATGACGTTCAAGAACGGCCGCGCGCTGAAAGGCGTCCTCCGAGGCGGCCAGCGCGCCTTCCGCCGGGCGCTGATGAACGTCGACGGGAAAGTCGAACTCGGCGTCAAACTCGTCACCGAGGAGGGCGTCGACGTGGACCGCGAGGCCGTCCGCAAGGACGTGACCGAACGCCTCGGCGAAGTCAGCGACGAGCGCGCCGAGAACGACCTGTTCAGCGACCGCCTCGTCGTCAACGACTCTTACCTCGTCGCTCACGAGGACCGTGAAGCGTTCAACGAGGTGATGGGTGACCTGACGGAGGCGTACGAGGGCGAACTGAAGGTACAGTACACGGGGCCGTGGGCTCCGTACAACTTCGTCGATATCGAAATCGAGGCCCAGTGA
- a CDS encoding SDR family oxidoreductase, producing the protein MDLSLDGKRAYVVAASSGLGRAVAEQFVREGASVVISSRSKERLLTATHEIRAATDCEHDAIDAVVCDLSDEDQVREVTEEAIGRLGGLDVLVTNHGGPETTPFSGLSVADFDDGYRSVLRSTIVACKTALPALRERGGAITHLVAASALEPSARGALGNVFRPGIYGLSKVLAEEYGSDGVRVNCVSPRGVVTGRIDQKIAERAEREGVSEAEATRQRTAELPLDDLGTPESFARAVVFVSSPAAEYVTGATLPVDGGWHRHAF; encoded by the coding sequence ATGGACTTGTCACTCGACGGGAAGCGAGCGTACGTCGTGGCTGCCAGCAGCGGTCTCGGCCGAGCGGTGGCTGAACAGTTCGTCCGAGAGGGCGCGTCCGTCGTCATCTCCTCGCGGAGCAAGGAGCGACTGCTGACGGCGACCCACGAAATTCGAGCGGCGACGGACTGCGAGCACGACGCTATCGACGCCGTCGTCTGCGACCTGAGCGACGAAGACCAGGTGCGCGAGGTGACCGAGGAGGCGATAGGCCGTCTCGGCGGCCTCGACGTTCTGGTGACGAACCACGGCGGTCCCGAGACGACCCCGTTTTCGGGTCTCTCGGTGGCGGATTTCGACGACGGGTATCGAAGCGTTCTCCGAAGCACCATCGTCGCGTGCAAGACTGCGTTACCGGCGCTTCGAGAACGGGGCGGCGCGATTACGCATCTGGTCGCCGCGTCCGCGCTCGAACCGTCGGCCCGAGGTGCGCTCGGGAACGTGTTTCGACCGGGGATATACGGCCTCTCGAAGGTACTCGCGGAGGAGTACGGCAGCGACGGTGTTCGCGTCAACTGTGTCTCCCCGCGGGGCGTCGTGACCGGTCGCATCGACCAGAAAATCGCGGAACGGGCCGAACGCGAGGGAGTGAGCGAGGCGGAGGCGACGCGGCAGCGGACCGCCGAACTACCGCTCGACGACCTCGGAACGCCGGAGTCGTTCGCACGGGCGGTGGTATTCGTCTCGTCGCCCGCCGCGGAGTACGTGACGGGGGCGACGCTCCCGGTCGACGGCGGATGGCACCGCCACGCGTTCTGA
- a CDS encoding gas vesicle protein, with translation MPELDPTNHTVDELKDELQEIGDQAVLRDAYEAEQSEEDRSSAKEAIRRRLDEVAEGEPQPETDGSGEEDEDESDDEDDLSSNGETADIMSVKDSVRDVATELIGHELDGVTELRRVDSGWEGIVEVIERPSVPDTQDILGAYEIQLNDGGTVTGYRRVDRYRRADTDREEHV, from the coding sequence ATGCCAGAGTTAGACCCAACCAATCACACAGTCGACGAACTCAAAGACGAACTGCAGGAGATAGGCGATCAAGCGGTGCTTCGAGACGCCTACGAAGCCGAACAGTCGGAAGAAGACCGTTCGAGCGCCAAAGAAGCGATTCGTCGGCGGTTGGACGAAGTCGCCGAGGGAGAGCCGCAACCGGAGACTGACGGCTCCGGGGAAGAAGACGAGGACGAAAGCGACGACGAAGACGACCTGTCGAGCAACGGTGAAACCGCCGACATCATGTCGGTCAAAGACTCCGTGCGCGATGTCGCCACCGAACTCATCGGCCACGAACTCGACGGCGTCACCGAACTCCGTCGGGTCGACAGCGGATGGGAAGGCATCGTCGAAGTCATCGAACGGCCGTCGGTTCCCGACACCCAGGACATCCTCGGCGCGTACGAGATCCAGCTCAACGACGGAGGTACCGTGACCGGCTACCGGCGGGTCGACCGGTACCGCCGCGCCGACACCGACCGCGAGGAACACGTCTAG
- the gvpM gene encoding gas vesicle protein GvpM, producing MRPTRRDDDAVVDLLDVLLTEGVMIQADLIVTVADIPLLGVQLRAALAGMETMLEYGLLSDWDEKTRERARRREENLRGSRGERPFSGARPTPMTPNGDDEIG from the coding sequence GTGCGGCCGACGCGCCGGGACGACGACGCCGTCGTCGACCTTCTGGACGTGTTGCTCACCGAGGGGGTGATGATTCAGGCGGACCTCATCGTCACCGTGGCGGACATCCCGCTTCTCGGCGTGCAACTGCGCGCGGCGCTCGCCGGCATGGAGACGATGCTGGAGTACGGGCTCCTTTCGGACTGGGACGAGAAGACGCGCGAGCGAGCACGCCGGCGAGAGGAGAATTTGCGGGGCTCGCGGGGGGAACGGCCGTTTTCGGGAGCTCGGCCGACGCCGATGACGCCGAACGGAGACGACGAGATAGGATGA
- a CDS encoding gas vesicle protein K, translating into MPTVDIDGEDASDGLFALVVAVVEILIDALEREAIRRMESGSLTDEEIERLGSHLAQLEAEIERLKEEVDVGDDVDRLRGDLDALVNDALVDLRDGELGVESR; encoded by the coding sequence ATGCCGACGGTTGATATCGACGGCGAGGACGCCTCCGACGGACTGTTCGCGCTCGTCGTCGCCGTCGTCGAGATACTGATCGACGCGCTCGAGCGCGAGGCGATTCGGCGCATGGAGTCGGGGTCGCTCACCGACGAGGAGATAGAGCGCCTCGGCAGCCACCTCGCGCAACTGGAAGCCGAGATAGAGCGCCTGAAAGAAGAGGTCGACGTCGGCGACGACGTGGACCGCCTTCGCGGCGACCTCGACGCGCTCGTCAACGACGCGCTGGTCGACCTCCGAGACGGCGAACTGGGGGTAGAGTCGAGATGA
- a CDS encoding class I SAM-dependent methyltransferase — protein MRRFSAEYLERTRDGMWGGSREALSDLDLPNRRRILDVGCGTGELARVLAEEAPDAQVAGVDADPTLLRVAREQTGISVVAGDATRLPVADEAADLVVCQALLSNLPDPSAVVAEFARVSSELVAAVEPDNASVGVDSTVDPEVTLERSVREAYLDGVRTDVSLGSRVSELFADAGLSDVRTRRHHQRKVVEPPYDEGDVESARLKATGEGLDRYETELRRALSNAEFDALRAEWREMGRSVVDQMRQQEYRRAEVVPFDVTVGRV, from the coding sequence ATGCGCCGGTTCTCCGCCGAGTACCTCGAACGAACTCGTGACGGCATGTGGGGCGGGTCGCGGGAGGCGCTTTCCGACCTCGACCTGCCGAACCGGCGTCGGATTCTCGACGTCGGGTGCGGGACGGGCGAACTCGCCCGCGTGCTCGCCGAGGAAGCGCCCGACGCGCAGGTCGCCGGCGTCGACGCCGACCCGACGCTCCTCCGCGTCGCCCGCGAGCAGACCGGAATCTCGGTCGTCGCCGGCGACGCGACGCGACTCCCCGTCGCCGACGAGGCCGCCGACCTCGTGGTCTGTCAAGCCCTGCTGAGCAACCTCCCCGACCCGAGCGCGGTCGTCGCCGAGTTCGCCCGCGTCTCCTCGGAGCTCGTCGCGGCCGTCGAACCAGACAACGCGTCGGTCGGCGTCGACTCGACGGTCGACCCCGAGGTGACGCTCGAACGGAGCGTCAGAGAGGCGTATCTCGACGGCGTCCGGACGGACGTCTCGTTGGGGAGTCGAGTGTCGGAGCTGTTCGCCGACGCGGGGCTCTCCGACGTCCGGACGCGCCGACACCACCAGCGGAAAGTCGTCGAACCGCCGTACGACGAGGGCGACGTGGAGAGTGCCCGGTTGAAGGCGACCGGCGAGGGTCTCGACAGGTACGAGACGGAACTGCGGCGCGCGCTCTCGAACGCCGAGTTCGACGCGCTCCGCGCTGAATGGCGCGAGATGGGTCGGTCGGTGGTCGACCAGATGCGACAGCAAGAGTATCGACGCGCGGAAGTGGTCCCGTTCGACGTGACCGTCGGTCGGGTGTGA
- a CDS encoding serine/threonine-protein kinase RIO2, which translates to MVKNIAGVMVDLEPEDFYLLSGVEQGMRFGKWVNREKLPDYSGLTAEEVDYRLDRCMRRDLVEKQTIQYEGYRLTFEGYDALALRAFAERDTVDGVGAPLGVGKESDVYEVQSYKPLALKYHREGYTNFREVNRERDYTSENQHVSWLYTARKAAEREHEVLHDLYPSVSVPRPVDQNRHAVVMEKLPGVELARAKLPDEQAVGVLDLVLRELVVAYGLGYVHADMSEYNVSVSEDGITIFDWPQAVDTGHDNAAEFLERDVRNLVGYFRRKYPQSTPDSVDIGAVAEAIADGSFETVREYESL; encoded by the coding sequence ATGGTGAAGAACATCGCGGGCGTGATGGTGGACCTCGAACCCGAGGACTTCTATCTCCTCTCGGGTGTCGAGCAGGGGATGCGCTTCGGAAAGTGGGTCAACCGCGAGAAGTTACCCGACTACTCGGGACTCACCGCAGAGGAGGTCGACTACCGCCTCGACCGGTGTATGCGCCGAGACCTCGTCGAGAAGCAGACCATCCAGTACGAGGGCTACCGCCTCACCTTCGAGGGGTACGACGCGCTGGCGTTGCGGGCGTTTGCCGAGCGCGATACCGTCGACGGCGTCGGCGCGCCGCTCGGCGTCGGCAAGGAGAGCGACGTGTACGAGGTGCAGTCGTACAAGCCGCTGGCGCTGAAGTACCACCGCGAGGGGTACACGAACTTCCGGGAGGTGAACCGCGAGCGCGACTACACCTCCGAGAACCAGCACGTCTCGTGGCTCTACACCGCCCGGAAGGCCGCCGAACGCGAACACGAGGTGCTTCACGATCTCTACCCGAGCGTCTCGGTGCCACGACCCGTCGACCAGAACCGTCACGCCGTAGTGATGGAGAAACTCCCCGGCGTGGAACTCGCGCGCGCGAAGCTCCCCGACGAACAGGCCGTCGGCGTGCTCGACCTCGTCCTCCGAGAACTCGTCGTCGCCTACGGACTCGGTTACGTCCACGCCGACATGAGCGAGTACAACGTCTCAGTCAGCGAAGACGGCATCACCATCTTCGACTGGCCGCAGGCGGTCGACACCGGCCACGACAACGCCGCCGAGTTCCTCGAGCGCGACGTGCGGAACCTGGTCGGGTACTTCCGCCGAAAATATCCCCAGTCGACGCCCGATTCGGTCGATATCGGAGCCGTCGCCGAGGCTATCGCCGACGGGTCGTTCGAAACGGTCCGGGAGTACGAAAGTCTATAA
- a CDS encoding helix-turn-helix domain-containing protein — translation MSVVATLKHPTEQFPLQSTLASVPGLEIEAESVAAHGTDRLLAFVWMRCDDWGALDQALATDHTLTDAALLKEQGERRLYRLDWAEGFEPVARLLDDEGATIMNASARNDAWTFRILFPHRDSLSRTLRVTEQEAAGFSVQRIREFDTARNESDVDDTFGLTASQREALRAALDGGYYQVPRGAELSELAAELDISHQALSERLRRAHGHLAAYAAEQFGP, via the coding sequence ATGAGCGTCGTCGCAACCCTCAAACATCCAACCGAGCAGTTCCCCCTCCAGAGCACGCTCGCCAGCGTCCCGGGTCTCGAGATCGAAGCGGAGTCCGTCGCTGCCCACGGAACCGACCGGCTGCTCGCGTTCGTCTGGATGCGCTGCGACGACTGGGGGGCGTTGGACCAGGCGCTGGCCACCGACCACACACTGACCGACGCCGCACTGCTGAAAGAACAGGGGGAGCGACGACTGTACCGACTCGACTGGGCCGAGGGCTTCGAACCGGTCGCCCGACTGCTCGACGACGAGGGCGCGACCATCATGAACGCCTCTGCCCGCAACGACGCGTGGACGTTCCGCATCCTGTTCCCGCACCGCGACTCGCTGTCGCGGACGCTGCGCGTCACCGAGCAGGAGGCCGCCGGCTTCTCCGTCCAGCGCATCCGCGAGTTCGACACCGCGCGAAACGAGTCGGACGTCGACGACACGTTCGGGCTCACCGCCTCCCAACGCGAGGCGCTCCGGGCGGCGCTCGACGGCGGCTACTACCAGGTCCCCCGCGGGGCCGAACTGTCGGAACTCGCCGCCGAACTCGACATCAGCCACCAGGCGCTCTCGGAACGCCTCCGCCGCGCACACGGTCACCTCGCGGCCTACGCCGCCGAACAGTTCGGCCCGTAG
- the gvpL gene encoding gas vesicle protein GvpL, translated as MSAPAADPGTTVDDGRYLYCVVAVDEGEAGTDWTESNAVDDAEAYLVVADGIGAVVHRCERTPNPNDLSTVKRSLLRHQHVVDAAGDAFGTPLPLRFGTVVEGGDAAVREWLVETAATQRRHLDAFAGKWEYRIEVGWEEDALAETVEASDDRLAELAETLDDSSEGTSFLVQKQYDKRLSDLVYAEREERVAALAERLDPLVEEMEELGRPAVSLEDADGSDSGPSFRVAVLAPEENEIPIGDVLDEVKSNPETTDVQYTGPWPPYTFAPSLDDEESNDTGSGSADRGSEAGGR; from the coding sequence ATGAGCGCGCCGGCCGCCGACCCCGGTACGACTGTCGACGACGGGCGCTATCTCTACTGCGTCGTCGCCGTCGACGAGGGTGAGGCAGGGACCGACTGGACCGAGTCGAACGCCGTCGACGACGCGGAGGCGTATCTCGTCGTGGCCGACGGCATCGGGGCAGTCGTCCACCGCTGCGAGCGGACGCCCAACCCCAACGATCTCTCGACGGTCAAACGGTCGCTGCTCCGCCACCAGCACGTCGTCGACGCGGCGGGCGACGCGTTCGGGACGCCGCTGCCGCTTCGGTTCGGCACGGTCGTCGAGGGCGGCGACGCGGCGGTCAGAGAGTGGCTTGTCGAGACCGCGGCGACCCAGCGACGACATCTCGACGCGTTCGCGGGCAAGTGGGAGTACCGCATCGAAGTCGGCTGGGAGGAGGACGCGCTGGCCGAGACGGTCGAGGCGTCCGACGACCGACTGGCCGAACTCGCCGAGACGCTCGACGACTCCTCGGAGGGAACGTCGTTTCTCGTCCAGAAGCAGTACGACAAGCGCCTCTCCGACCTCGTGTACGCCGAACGCGAGGAGCGCGTCGCGGCGCTCGCAGAACGCCTCGACCCGCTGGTCGAGGAGATGGAGGAACTCGGTCGACCGGCGGTGTCGCTGGAGGACGCCGACGGCTCCGACTCCGGTCCCTCGTTTCGGGTCGCCGTCCTCGCGCCCGAAGAGAACGAGATTCCCATCGGCGACGTGCTCGACGAGGTGAAGTCGAACCCGGAGACGACCGACGTACAGTACACCGGCCCGTGGCCGCCGTACACGTTCGCGCCGTCGCTCGACGACGAGGAGTCAAACGACACCGGTTCCGGGTCGGCCGACCGGGGCTCCGAAGCGGGAGGTCGGTAG
- the gvpH gene encoding gas vesicle protein GvpH gives MTDDPVDRHGDDPDEWPSRGIVARVQSLLETLAAMDRSDEDRRIGTGEGNVGSADVDFGYSIRTGISDRPEDGPERTYHTPSDDSFDPSNVHLDSRVDGDSYQIVADVPGISAARIDAELRDDGRTLVVTVDDQPVGRVSFDRPMRLVETVVRNHVLHARLELREVA, from the coding sequence GTGACCGACGACCCAGTAGACAGACACGGCGACGACCCCGACGAGTGGCCCTCCCGGGGCATCGTCGCGCGCGTCCAGTCGCTCCTGGAGACGCTCGCGGCGATGGACCGCAGCGACGAGGACCGGCGAATCGGCACCGGAGAGGGGAACGTGGGCTCCGCGGACGTCGACTTCGGCTACTCGATTCGGACCGGCATCTCCGACCGACCCGAGGACGGACCGGAACGAACGTACCACACCCCCTCCGACGACTCGTTCGACCCCTCGAACGTCCACCTCGACAGTCGCGTCGACGGCGACAGCTACCAGATCGTCGCCGACGTTCCCGGAATCTCGGCGGCGCGTATCGACGCAGAGTTGCGCGACGACGGGCGGACGCTCGTGGTCACCGTCGACGACCAGCCCGTCGGTCGGGTGTCGTTCGACCGTCCGATGCGACTCGTCGAGACGGTGGTCCGAAACCACGTCCTTCACGCGCGACTCGAACTCCGGGAGGTAGCATGA
- the gvpG gene encoding gas vesicle protein GvpG, with the protein MFILDRLLMKPFLTIADTLHTMAVNEVYDVGAIQDELKETRLLYELGELDRETYEVRSEQLRDDLELAEEMQQKLLSGNVQVAQT; encoded by the coding sequence ATGTTCATCCTCGACAGACTGTTGATGAAGCCGTTTCTGACCATCGCGGACACGCTGCACACGATGGCGGTCAACGAGGTGTACGACGTGGGCGCGATTCAGGACGAACTGAAGGAGACGCGACTGCTGTACGAACTCGGCGAACTGGACAGAGAGACGTACGAAGTGCGGAGCGAACAGCTCCGAGACGACCTCGAACTGGCCGAAGAGATGCAACAGAAACTGCTCAGCGGCAACGTACAGGTGGCACAGACGTGA
- a CDS encoding deoxyribonuclease IV, whose protein sequence is MRVGAHVSIAGGVNNAVDRQTTVGGNCGQIFTHSPQVWKHGEISDEDAAAFREGTVEKLDGPWVIHSSYLVNLCTPKDGLREKSIDSMQKEVDAAAQLGVEYVNVHLGAHTGAGVDQGLANAASALDELDVPDGVTVLVESDAGSGTKLGGDFEHLATVIEKANLDIDVCLDTAHAFAAGYDLSTAEGVDETVAAFDDEVGLEHLKCVHLNDSKHECGTNKDEHAHIGEGYIGEEGMTAFVNHPDLAEVPLVLETPNEADRGFEWNIARVKELREN, encoded by the coding sequence ATGCGAGTCGGAGCACACGTCTCGATTGCGGGTGGCGTCAACAACGCCGTCGACCGGCAGACGACCGTCGGCGGCAACTGCGGGCAGATATTCACTCACTCTCCGCAGGTGTGGAAACACGGAGAGATCAGCGACGAGGACGCCGCGGCGTTCCGCGAGGGGACGGTCGAGAAACTCGACGGCCCGTGGGTCATCCACTCGTCGTACCTCGTCAACCTCTGCACGCCGAAAGACGGCCTCCGCGAGAAGTCGATCGACTCGATGCAGAAGGAAGTCGACGCCGCGGCGCAACTCGGCGTCGAGTACGTCAACGTCCACCTCGGCGCGCACACCGGCGCGGGCGTCGACCAGGGTCTCGCAAACGCGGCGTCGGCGCTGGACGAACTCGACGTCCCCGACGGCGTGACGGTGCTCGTCGAGAGCGACGCCGGCAGCGGCACCAAACTCGGCGGCGACTTCGAACACCTCGCCACCGTCATCGAGAAGGCCAACCTCGACATCGACGTCTGTCTCGACACCGCCCACGCGTTCGCCGCTGGCTACGACCTTTCGACGGCGGAGGGCGTCGACGAGACGGTCGCCGCCTTCGACGACGAGGTCGGTCTCGAACATCTCAAATGCGTCCACCTGAACGACTCCAAACACGAGTGCGGGACGAACAAGGACGAACACGCCCACATCGGCGAAGGCTACATCGGCGAGGAGGGGATGACGGCGTTCGTCAACCACCCGGACCTCGCCGAGGTTCCGCTGGTGCTGGAGACGCCGAACGAGGCCGACAGGGGCTTCGAGTGGAACATCGCGCGCGTCAAGGAACTGCGCGAGAACTGA
- a CDS encoding lipoate--protein ligase family protein encodes MTDDAPSADRQWRLVREESRSGPMNMALDEIAAETAADGGPRTVRVYRWEPSTLSLGYRQAPETVDWAFCEREGITVTRRQTGGGGIYHDGFGDISYSITAPAAELPSRLLDCYHLLCTPVLDGFERMGVAADFADEELPAIHQPACYLRELHPAHDVVAGGRKISGNAQYRRKDAVIQHGSLTYSVLADRHLGVFADPGIDAEAFRERVTGIDERADVSRDEAVSALEAALGEWVNAEEGEWTDEELERARVRAREKYESDEWVRRRAESR; translated from the coding sequence ATGACCGACGACGCACCGTCGGCCGACCGGCAGTGGCGACTCGTCCGCGAGGAGTCCCGGTCGGGTCCGATGAACATGGCGCTCGACGAGATTGCCGCCGAGACGGCCGCCGACGGCGGCCCGCGAACCGTTCGCGTCTACCGCTGGGAGCCGAGCACGCTCTCTTTGGGCTACCGACAAGCGCCCGAGACGGTCGACTGGGCGTTCTGCGAGCGCGAGGGAATCACCGTCACGCGCCGTCAGACCGGCGGCGGCGGCATCTACCACGACGGGTTCGGCGATATCTCCTACTCCATCACCGCCCCGGCCGCGGAGTTGCCGAGTCGACTGCTCGACTGTTACCACCTGCTCTGTACGCCCGTCCTCGACGGCTTCGAGCGGATGGGTGTCGCCGCCGACTTCGCCGACGAGGAACTGCCGGCCATCCACCAACCGGCGTGCTACCTCCGGGAACTACACCCCGCCCACGACGTCGTCGCCGGCGGCCGAAAGATAAGCGGTAACGCCCAGTACCGCCGGAAAGACGCGGTCATCCAACACGGGTCGTTGACGTACAGCGTGCTCGCCGACCGGCACCTCGGCGTCTTCGCCGACCCCGGTATCGACGCCGAGGCGTTCCGCGAACGCGTCACGGGAATCGACGAACGAGCCGACGTCTCCCGCGACGAGGCGGTATCGGCGCTCGAAGCCGCCCTCGGGGAGTGGGTGAACGCCGAAGAAGGCGAGTGGACCGACGAGGAACTGGAGCGGGCCCGCGTGCGCGCACGAGAGAAGTACGAGTCCGACGAGTGGGTCCGCCGCCGAGCCGAGTCGCGGTAG